Proteins encoded within one genomic window of Streptomyces sp. NBC_00523:
- a CDS encoding TetR/AcrR family transcriptional regulator, which produces MVSAADRVKNPVRSSVWLETRQPARSRRADQPAGLDRERITAASVRLLDAEGLAKFSMRRLAAELNVTAMSLYWYVDTKDDLLELALDAVYSEIAPPPADAPWQDRLRAVAAAYRGLLVRHVWVSPLAGRFLNLGPHALLVTRTVQDVIRATGLPPESHGGALAAVFQFVYGFGTAEGRFARRSAEAGLSQDEYVRQARAAIQEQPRLDGFMEDSPGLLAARGGATVEEIRERDFAFALDLLIAGIDAMRERAR; this is translated from the coding sequence ATGGTGTCCGCGGCCGACCGCGTGAAGAACCCTGTCCGGTCCAGCGTGTGGCTGGAGACCCGGCAGCCCGCGCGCTCCCGCCGGGCGGACCAGCCGGCCGGGCTCGACCGGGAGCGGATCACCGCGGCCTCGGTCCGGCTGCTGGACGCCGAGGGCCTGGCGAAGTTCTCCATGCGCCGGCTGGCCGCCGAGCTGAACGTGACGGCCATGTCCCTGTACTGGTACGTGGACACCAAGGACGACCTGCTGGAACTGGCCCTCGACGCGGTCTACAGCGAGATCGCGCCGCCGCCCGCCGACGCCCCCTGGCAGGACCGGCTGCGCGCGGTCGCGGCGGCGTACCGGGGGCTGCTGGTGCGGCACGTCTGGGTTTCGCCGCTCGCGGGCCGCTTCCTCAACCTGGGCCCGCACGCGCTCCTGGTGACCCGCACCGTGCAGGACGTCATCCGGGCGACCGGCCTGCCCCCGGAGAGCCACGGCGGGGCGCTGGCGGCGGTCTTCCAGTTCGTGTACGGATTCGGCACGGCCGAGGGCCGGTTCGCGCGGCGCAGCGCGGAGGCGGGGCTCAGCCAGGACGAGTACGTCCGGCAGGCGAGGGCGGCGATCCAGGAGCAGCCCCGGCTCGACGGCTTCATGGAGGACTCGCCGGGCCTGCTGGCGGCGCGCGGCGGGGCCACCGTGGAGGAGATCCGCGAGCGCGACTTCGCCTTCGCGCTGGACCTGCTGATCGCGGGGATCGACGCGATGCGGGAGCGCGCCCGTTGA
- a CDS encoding MOSC domain-containing protein, with protein sequence MARVVDLVCFPVKGCAGTSMSEAVLTPAGLAHDRSFMVISEDGVFRTQRRHPRLALIRPTVSADGARLVLGTDGHGTVGLDVTMSAPRRDVDLFGAMFQGIDQGEDVAAWLSDVLGTPSRLVRVPPEHDRIAEGLVSGPSGYADSSAVHLLSVASLDLLNRRMAERGAPPLPMDRFRPNIVVDGGWAGEPHAEDRARRVSIGDAELGYAKLAVRCAVTLVAQEAGVRRGPEPLRTLAGYRRAASGGVVFGAKFSVVAPGKLSAGDEVAVTEWGDAEL encoded by the coding sequence GTGGCCAGGGTGGTGGATCTCGTCTGTTTTCCCGTCAAGGGATGCGCGGGTACATCGATGAGCGAGGCGGTCCTGACACCCGCGGGTCTCGCGCATGACCGCAGCTTCATGGTCATCAGCGAGGACGGGGTCTTCCGCACCCAGCGCCGCCATCCCCGTCTCGCCCTGATCCGGCCCACTGTCAGCGCCGACGGTGCCCGCCTCGTCCTTGGTACGGACGGTCACGGCACAGTGGGCCTCGACGTGACGATGTCCGCGCCCCGCCGGGACGTTGATCTGTTCGGCGCGATGTTCCAAGGCATCGATCAGGGGGAAGACGTCGCCGCCTGGCTCTCCGACGTCCTCGGCACCCCCAGCCGTCTCGTCCGCGTGCCGCCGGAGCACGACCGGATCGCCGAGGGCCTGGTCTCCGGCCCGTCCGGCTACGCCGACAGCAGCGCCGTGCACCTGCTGTCCGTCGCCTCCCTCGACCTCCTCAACCGGCGGATGGCCGAGCGGGGCGCCCCGCCGCTGCCGATGGACCGGTTCCGCCCGAACATCGTGGTCGACGGCGGCTGGGCGGGCGAACCGCACGCCGAGGACCGGGCGCGCCGCGTCAGCATCGGTGACGCCGAGCTGGGTTACGCGAAGCTCGCCGTGCGCTGTGCCGTCACCCTGGTCGCGCAGGAGGCCGGCGTGCGGCGGGGCCCGGAGCCCTTGCGCACCCTCGCCGGATACCGGCGGGCGGCGAGCGGGGGCGTCGTGTTCGGCGCCAAGTTCTCCGTGGTCGCGCCGGGGAAGCTGTCGGCCGGCGACGAGGTGGCCGTCACGGAGTGGGGCGACGCCGAGCTCTGA
- a CDS encoding endonuclease/exonuclease/phosphatase family protein, which translates to MSLRRRTVEVLVAAGLLGAALAPPATAAGHGRAPGQSVPLRVATYNIHAGAGMDNVFDLDRQVAALRALDADVIGLQEVDVRWGDRSEWRDLAAELGRRLRMHVSFAPIYSLGPVEEGGPRREFGVAVLSRYRIVSAENHDLTRLSTQDPNPVPAPAPGFGEVVLKVRGLPVHVYATHLDYRADPSVRVAQVADTRRIMAEDQAHERRPVRQILLGDFNAPPTAPELAPLWKELTDIEPGGPTYPALNPVQRIDYVAVSKDTVRVRGAAVAEETIASDHRPVVADLLLRR; encoded by the coding sequence ATGTCACTGCGTCGTCGTACGGTGGAAGTCCTGGTGGCCGCAGGGTTGTTGGGGGCTGCGCTCGCGCCTCCCGCGACGGCGGCGGGGCACGGGCGGGCGCCCGGGCAGTCGGTCCCGCTGCGCGTCGCCACGTACAACATCCATGCCGGGGCCGGCATGGACAACGTCTTCGATCTCGACCGGCAGGTGGCCGCGCTGCGCGCCCTGGACGCGGATGTGATCGGGCTCCAGGAGGTGGACGTCCGCTGGGGCGACCGGAGCGAGTGGCGGGACCTGGCGGCGGAGCTGGGCAGGCGGCTGCGGATGCATGTCTCCTTCGCACCGATCTACAGCCTCGGCCCGGTGGAGGAGGGCGGTCCCCGGCGGGAGTTCGGCGTCGCCGTGCTGTCCCGGTACCGGATCGTGAGCGCCGAGAACCACGATCTGACCCGGCTCTCCACGCAGGACCCGAACCCGGTCCCGGCGCCCGCGCCCGGCTTCGGCGAAGTGGTGCTGAAGGTGCGCGGGCTGCCCGTCCATGTGTACGCGACGCATCTCGACTACCGGGCCGACCCGTCCGTCCGGGTCGCCCAGGTCGCGGACACCCGGCGGATCATGGCGGAGGACCAGGCGCACGAGCGGCGGCCGGTGCGGCAGATCCTGCTCGGCGACTTCAACGCGCCGCCCACCGCTCCGGAGCTGGCGCCGCTGTGGAAGGAGCTCACCGACATCGAGCCCGGCGGGCCGACGTACCCGGCGCTGAATCCGGTGCAGCGGATCGACTACGTGGCGGTTTCGAAGGACACCGTTCGGGTACGCGGCGCGGCGGTGGCCGAGGAGACGATCGCCTCGGACCACCGCCCTGTCGTGGCCGATCTGTTGCTGCGGAGGTGA
- a CDS encoding sensor histidine kinase, whose protein sequence is MRRPWTLRTRLVVSAVTLIAVVAAVIGSVTAIAFHSYMYGKLDDQLRDIAVRAERAPGVPSPGGPKTSPERDPLGFIGMGGQPLETFGALVERGEITDSAVVKDGGFDAGENTEPLTHAQRDAVTEAGVTADDRAHDVELPGLGGYRVRAVPTDDGGTVLVGIPTSEVSRALGTLILVEVCVTGAGLVAAGIAGAAMVGVALRPLRRVAATATRVSELPLHSGEVALFERVPDAEADPRTEVGQVGAALNRMLGHVGSALDARQRSETRVRQFVADASHELRTPLASIRGYAELTRRGREDPGPDTRHALGRIESEAQRMTGMVEDLLLLARLDAGRPLSYESTDLSPLVVDAVSDARAADRAEPARQWRLDLPDAPATVRADPTRIHQVLVNLLANARTHTPPGTTVTARVLAGTGDPWVTVEIRDDGPGIPPDLLPHVFERFARGDASRSRNAGSTGLGLAIVQAVVTAHGGAVEVRSVPGETVFAVRLPAERTDADGYRTPVSAPGRRLTDVGLRQGAG, encoded by the coding sequence ATGCGGCGGCCGTGGACCCTGCGCACCCGCCTGGTGGTCTCGGCGGTGACCCTGATCGCCGTCGTCGCCGCCGTGATCGGCTCGGTGACCGCGATCGCGTTCCACAGCTACATGTACGGGAAACTCGACGACCAGCTGCGGGACATAGCGGTCCGGGCCGAGCGGGCGCCGGGTGTTCCCTCGCCCGGGGGCCCGAAAACATCCCCGGAGCGTGATCCGCTCGGTTTCATCGGCATGGGCGGTCAGCCGCTGGAGACCTTCGGCGCGCTGGTCGAGCGGGGGGAGATCACGGACTCGGCCGTCGTGAAGGACGGCGGGTTCGACGCCGGTGAGAACACCGAACCGCTGACCCACGCGCAGCGGGACGCGGTGACGGAGGCCGGTGTCACGGCGGACGACCGCGCGCACGACGTCGAGCTGCCCGGACTGGGCGGCTACCGGGTGCGGGCGGTGCCGACGGACGACGGCGGCACGGTCCTCGTCGGCATCCCCACCAGTGAGGTGAGCCGTGCGCTGGGCACCCTGATCCTGGTGGAGGTCTGCGTGACCGGCGCGGGGCTCGTCGCGGCGGGGATCGCGGGCGCGGCGATGGTCGGTGTGGCGCTGCGGCCGTTGCGCCGGGTGGCGGCGACCGCGACCCGGGTCTCCGAACTTCCCCTGCACAGCGGCGAGGTGGCCCTCTTCGAGCGGGTCCCGGACGCGGAGGCGGATCCGCGCACCGAGGTCGGCCAGGTCGGCGCGGCGCTCAACCGGATGCTGGGGCACGTCGGTTCGGCCCTGGACGCGCGGCAGCGAAGTGAGACACGGGTGCGCCAGTTCGTCGCGGACGCCAGTCACGAGCTGCGGACGCCGCTGGCCTCGATACGCGGCTACGCCGAACTCACCCGGCGCGGAAGGGAGGACCCCGGTCCGGACACCCGGCACGCGCTCGGCCGCATCGAGTCGGAGGCGCAGCGGATGACGGGCATGGTCGAGGACCTGCTGCTGCTCGCCCGCCTGGACGCGGGCCGCCCGCTCTCGTACGAGAGCACCGATCTCTCGCCGCTCGTCGTGGACGCGGTGAGCGATGCCCGCGCGGCGGACCGCGCCGAGCCCGCCCGCCAGTGGCGCCTGGACCTGCCGGACGCCCCGGCGACGGTCCGCGCCGACCCGACCCGTATCCACCAGGTCCTGGTCAACCTCCTGGCCAACGCCCGTACCCACACCCCGCCGGGCACCACGGTCACCGCCCGCGTCCTGGCCGGAACCGGCGACCCCTGGGTCACCGTGGAGATCCGGGACGACGGTCCCGGCATCCCCCCGGACCTCCTCCCCCATGTCTTCGAACGCTTCGCCCGGGGTGACGCCTCCCGTTCCCGCAACGCCGGTTCGACGGGCCTCGGCCTGGCGATCGTCCAGGCGGTGGTGACGGCCCACGGCGGCGCGGTGGAGGTGCGTTCGGTGCCGGGGGAGACGGTGTTCGCGGTCCGGCTGCCCGCGGAGCGGACGGATGCGGATGGTTACCGGACCCCGGTGTCAGCTCCGGGCCGCCGCCTGACGGATGTCGGCCTCCGCCAGGGCGCCGGGTGA
- a CDS encoding response regulator transcription factor: MTTTTSPQGRTELLRPDRTPVRVLVVDDEASLTELLSMALRYEGWEVRSAGDGAAAVRTARAFRPDVVILDVMLPDMDGLAVLGRLRRELSDVPVLFLTARDSVEDRIAGLTAGGDDYVTKPFSLEEVVARLRGLIRRSGTAAAARGESQLVVGDLMLDEDSHEVSRGGKNIHLTATEFELLRFLMRNPRRVLSKAQILDRVWNYDFGGQANVVELYISYLRKKIDAGRAPMIHTRRGAGYLIKPGE, from the coding sequence ATGACGACGACGACCTCGCCCCAGGGGCGTACCGAACTGCTCAGGCCGGACCGCACCCCCGTGCGGGTGCTGGTCGTGGACGACGAGGCCTCGCTCACGGAGCTGCTGTCGATGGCGCTTCGTTACGAGGGCTGGGAGGTGCGCAGCGCGGGCGACGGCGCGGCCGCCGTGCGTACGGCCCGCGCGTTCCGGCCCGATGTGGTGATCCTCGACGTGATGCTGCCCGACATGGACGGGCTCGCCGTCCTCGGCAGGCTGCGGCGGGAACTGTCCGACGTACCGGTGCTGTTCCTGACCGCGCGGGACTCCGTGGAGGACCGGATCGCCGGGCTCACGGCGGGCGGCGACGACTACGTCACCAAGCCGTTCAGCCTGGAGGAGGTCGTGGCCCGGCTGCGCGGCCTGATCCGGCGCTCGGGGACGGCGGCGGCGGCGCGCGGCGAGTCGCAGCTCGTCGTGGGCGATCTGATGCTGGACGAGGACAGCCACGAGGTGAGCCGGGGCGGGAAGAACATCCACCTGACGGCGACCGAGTTCGAGCTGCTGCGGTTCCTGATGCGCAACCCGCGCCGGGTGCTCAGCAAGGCGCAGATCCTGGACCGGGTCTGGAACTACGACTTCGGCGGCCAGGCCAACGTGGTCGAGCTGTACATCTCCTACCTGCGCAAGAAGATCGACGCGGGCCGAGCGCCCATGATCCACACCCGGCGCGGGGCGGGATACCTGATCAAGCCCGGTGAGTAG
- a CDS encoding IMP cyclohydrolase: MNGLNNILTGNRYPGRGVLWCRTGDGDTLGAYFLTGRSPASQARTLRRTADGTLIVAPSEPGEHDHLRHYVAARQSGRWLVYGNGEQVAAVAGRLDSGDVPALALDGLDYEPDPPIFTPRLTVVADGAPGGRAWFGAARHSGGERTATNRLMLEVAGLEPGEGVLMTTYRSDSDGIRTGDPFAEVRVAAGDRDGLLEELWTALPPELRIAAAVFSPGALAEADIRQAAARS; the protein is encoded by the coding sequence GTGAACGGTTTGAACAACATACTGACCGGCAACCGCTACCCCGGGCGCGGGGTCCTGTGGTGCAGGACCGGCGACGGCGACACGCTCGGCGCCTACTTCCTCACCGGGCGCAGCCCCGCCTCCCAGGCCCGCACCCTCCGCCGCACCGCGGACGGCACGCTGATCGTCGCCCCGTCGGAACCGGGCGAACACGACCATCTGCGCCACTACGTCGCCGCCCGCCAGAGCGGCCGGTGGCTCGTCTACGGCAACGGCGAACAGGTCGCCGCGGTCGCCGGCCGACTCGACTCCGGAGACGTACCCGCCCTGGCCCTGGACGGACTGGACTACGAACCCGACCCGCCGATCTTCACCCCCCGGCTGACCGTCGTCGCCGACGGCGCTCCGGGCGGACGGGCCTGGTTCGGCGCCGCACGGCACAGCGGCGGGGAGCGCACGGCCACCAACCGGCTGATGCTGGAGGTCGCCGGCCTGGAGCCCGGCGAAGGGGTGCTCATGACGACCTACCGCTCGGACAGCGACGGGATCAGGACCGGCGATCCGTTCGCCGAGGTCCGCGTCGCCGCCGGAGACCGCGACGGCCTTCTCGAAGAGCTGTGGACCGCCCTGCCGCCCGAGCTCCGGATCGCCGCCGCGGTCTTTTCACCCGGCGCCCTGGCGGAGGCCGACATCCGTCAGGCGGCGGCCCGGAGCTGA
- a CDS encoding amidohydrolase family protein: protein MGDDHDDVVRFRQRLGLPGLIDVHTHFMPERVLRKVWAYFDSAGPLTGLEWPIAYRHEEAERLAVLRSFGVLRFTSMLYPHKPGMAAWLNDWAAGFAARTPDCLHTATFFPEPDAGRYVREAVEAGARVFKAHLQVGAYDPNDPLLDPVWGLLAEAGIPVVTHCGSGPAPGKHTGPGPIGRVLARHPRLRLIVAHMGMPEYAEFLTLAEAYPEVRLDTTMAFTDFVEEFSPFPPAELGRLADLGDRVLLGTDFPNIPYPYAHQLHALERLDLGDDWLRAVCHDNAKALFGV, encoded by the coding sequence ATGGGTGACGATCACGACGACGTGGTGCGGTTCCGGCAGCGGCTCGGGCTGCCCGGGCTCATCGACGTACACACGCATTTCATGCCGGAGCGGGTCCTGCGCAAGGTGTGGGCGTACTTCGACTCGGCGGGTCCGCTGACCGGTCTGGAATGGCCGATCGCCTACCGGCACGAGGAGGCGGAACGGCTGGCCGTGCTCCGCTCGTTCGGGGTGCTCCGCTTCACGTCGATGCTGTACCCGCACAAGCCGGGGATGGCGGCCTGGCTGAACGACTGGGCGGCCGGATTCGCCGCGCGGACGCCGGACTGCCTGCACACCGCGACGTTCTTCCCCGAACCGGACGCCGGGCGCTATGTGCGGGAGGCCGTGGAGGCGGGGGCCCGGGTCTTCAAGGCGCACCTCCAGGTCGGCGCGTACGACCCGAACGACCCGCTGCTCGACCCGGTGTGGGGGCTGCTCGCGGAGGCGGGCATCCCGGTCGTGACGCACTGCGGCTCCGGCCCGGCGCCCGGCAAGCACACCGGCCCCGGTCCCATCGGACGCGTCCTCGCCCGGCATCCCCGGCTGCGGCTGATCGTGGCGCACATGGGGATGCCGGAGTACGCGGAGTTCCTGACGCTCGCGGAGGCGTATCCCGAGGTCAGGCTGGATACGACGATGGCGTTCACGGACTTCGTCGAGGAGTTCAGCCCGTTCCCCCCGGCGGAGCTCGGCCGCCTCGCGGACCTCGGCGACCGCGTGCTGCTGGGCACGGACTTCCCGAACATCCCGTACCCGTACGCCCACCAACTGCACGCCCTGGAGCGCCTGGACCTGGGTGACGACTGGCTCCGGGCGGTCTGTCACGACAACGCGAAGGCGCTCTTCGGCGTCTGA
- a CDS encoding ArnT family glycosyltransferase yields MTTLDPAYAPAARPDTPPGHARPGASLPRRIWRGRSEDAPWVRPAFLALLLVITLAYFWNLSASGYANSFYSAAVQAGSRSWKAFFFGSLDAANAITVDKPPATLWPMALSVRVFGLSSWAILAPQVVMAAATAGVLYAAVRRRFSAAAGLITMAVFALTPVAALMFRFNNPDALLALLMTVTVYCVLRAMEKGRTKWLVWAGVAVGAAFLSKTLQAFLILPPLAVLYAVFAPVSVRKRFGQLGLSALAMVVAGGWWVAAVELWPASSRPYIGGSQNNSFLELTFGYNGLGRINGEETGSVGGGGGRGGGGQWGETGIGRMFNSEVGAQISWLLPAALILLVAGIWLTWRAGGHLPGIKRWGSTDTARAAFLVWGSSLLMTAAVFSFMAGIFHQYYTVALAPYLAALIGMGVTVLWEERARWWAGAALAATVALTAYWAYVLLGRTPDYLPWLRTAVLVTGLVAAVGLLLAARLGRQLALVAVVLGFAASLAGPAAYTVSTLNTGHQGSIVTAGPSLGGMGGGPGGGGGGRGGGPGGGGGMPPGQGGTNQQGTGMGQPPTGTPPGQGTSQNQGNQARGNGQNGRGSTPPTMGERGGAGGMGGLLNGASVGSEAKALLEKNADDYTWAAAAIGSQNAASYQLATEDPVMAIGGFNGSDPSPTLAQFKKYVEDGRIHYFVSGGGMGGGMGGSGSGTASQISSWVEKNFKEVTAGSATFYDLTQPTTDS; encoded by the coding sequence ATGACCACGCTCGACCCCGCCTACGCTCCGGCCGCCCGGCCGGACACGCCCCCGGGGCACGCACGGCCCGGTGCCTCACTACCCCGCCGGATCTGGCGCGGCCGGTCCGAGGACGCGCCCTGGGTGCGCCCCGCCTTCCTGGCCCTGCTGCTCGTCATCACGCTGGCGTACTTCTGGAACCTCAGCGCCTCCGGCTACGCCAACTCCTTCTACTCCGCCGCCGTGCAGGCCGGAAGCCGCAGCTGGAAGGCGTTCTTCTTCGGCTCGCTCGACGCGGCCAACGCCATCACCGTCGACAAGCCGCCGGCCACCCTGTGGCCCATGGCCCTGTCGGTGCGGGTCTTCGGCCTCAGCTCCTGGGCGATCCTCGCCCCGCAGGTGGTGATGGCCGCCGCGACGGCCGGGGTGCTGTACGCGGCCGTGCGCCGCCGGTTCAGTGCCGCCGCCGGGCTCATCACCATGGCGGTGTTCGCGCTGACGCCCGTCGCCGCGCTGATGTTCCGCTTCAACAACCCGGACGCGCTGCTGGCGCTGCTGATGACGGTCACCGTCTACTGCGTGCTGCGCGCGATGGAGAAGGGCCGTACGAAGTGGCTGGTGTGGGCGGGCGTCGCGGTGGGGGCCGCGTTCCTGTCGAAGACCCTCCAGGCGTTCCTGATCCTCCCGCCGCTGGCCGTGCTGTACGCGGTGTTCGCGCCGGTCTCCGTACGGAAGAGGTTCGGGCAGCTCGGCCTCTCGGCGCTCGCCATGGTCGTCGCGGGCGGCTGGTGGGTGGCGGCCGTCGAACTGTGGCCCGCCTCCTCACGCCCGTACATCGGCGGTTCGCAGAACAACTCGTTCCTTGAGCTGACCTTCGGCTACAACGGGCTCGGCCGGATCAACGGCGAGGAGACCGGCAGCGTAGGCGGCGGAGGCGGCCGGGGCGGCGGCGGTCAGTGGGGCGAGACCGGCATCGGCCGGATGTTCAACTCCGAGGTGGGCGCCCAGATCTCCTGGCTGCTGCCCGCCGCCCTGATCCTGCTCGTCGCCGGAATCTGGCTGACCTGGCGTGCAGGGGGGCACCTCCCAGGCATTAAGCGCTGGGGGAGCACCGACACCGCGCGGGCCGCGTTCCTCGTGTGGGGCAGTTCGCTGCTGATGACGGCCGCCGTGTTCAGCTTCATGGCCGGGATCTTCCACCAGTACTACACGGTGGCCCTGGCCCCCTATCTGGCCGCGCTGATCGGCATGGGCGTCACGGTCCTGTGGGAGGAGCGGGCCCGCTGGTGGGCGGGCGCCGCGCTGGCCGCGACCGTCGCGCTGACGGCGTACTGGGCGTACGTGCTCCTCGGCCGCACCCCGGACTACCTGCCGTGGCTGCGGACGGCGGTGCTCGTCACCGGGCTCGTGGCGGCGGTGGGCCTGCTGCTCGCGGCCCGGCTCGGCCGCCAACTGGCCCTCGTCGCGGTCGTCCTGGGCTTCGCCGCGTCGCTCGCCGGACCGGCCGCGTACACCGTGAGCACCCTGAACACGGGCCACCAGGGCTCCATCGTCACCGCAGGCCCGTCCTTGGGCGGCATGGGCGGCGGCCCCGGCGGCGGTGGCGGCGGCCGAGGTGGCGGCCCGGGTGGCGGCGGCGGGATGCCCCCGGGCCAGGGCGGCACGAACCAGCAGGGCACCGGCATGGGCCAGCCCCCCACCGGCACCCCGCCCGGCCAGGGAACGAGCCAGAACCAGGGCAACCAGGCCCGGGGCAACGGCCAGAACGGCCGAGGCTCCACCCCGCCCACCATGGGCGAACGCGGCGGAGCCGGTGGCATGGGCGGCCTCCTCAACGGCGCGTCCGTCGGCTCCGAGGCCAAGGCGCTCCTGGAGAAGAACGCCGACGACTACACCTGGGCCGCAGCGGCCATCGGCTCCCAGAACGCCGCGAGCTACCAACTCGCGACCGAGGACCCCGTCATGGCCATCGGCGGCTTCAACGGAAGCGACCCGTCCCCGACACTCGCGCAGTTCAAGAAGTACGTCGAGGACGGCCGCATCCACTACTTCGTCTCGGGCGGCGGCATGGGCGGCGGCATGGGCGGCAGCGGAAGCGGCACAGCCTCGCAGATCTCCTCCTGGGTGGAGAAGAACTTCAAGGAGGTGACGGCGGGCAGCGCCACCTTCTACGACCTCACCCAGCCGACGACGGACAGCTGA
- a CDS encoding bifunctional glycosyltransferase family 2/GtrA family protein: MRTETPWSTLPARDHLLAGVGGAAGVPVLDVVVPVYNEEKDLEPCVLRLHEHLAHTFPYAFRITVADNASTDRTPEVAERLARSLPGVRSFRLEEKGRGRALRTVWTHSDAPVLAYMDVDLSTDLNALLPLVAPLISGHSDLAIGSRLARSSRVVRGTKREFISRAYNIILRSSLSARFSDAQCGFKAIRREVAQRLLPMVEDTGWFFDTEMLVLAERAGLRIHEVPVDWVDDPDSTVHIVRTATDDLKGVWRVGRALAVGALPLDRLARPFGDDPRDRAIGGVPGGLARQLVGFCVVGALSTLFYLALYSLFRLGAGPQLANGAALLVSAVANTAANRRLTFGVRGRGGAVRHQAQGLVVFAIGLALTSGSLAALGAASGSPSHSTELAVLIAANLAATVLRFLLFRAWVFPDRERGNPVTAAAPAAPFPAAGPGNPVHPATHPAAVPAHPTAETVPDPRNVR, translated from the coding sequence ATGCGAACAGAGACTCCTTGGAGCACCTTGCCGGCCCGGGACCACCTCCTCGCCGGAGTGGGCGGTGCGGCGGGTGTGCCCGTGCTCGATGTGGTGGTACCCGTCTACAACGAGGAGAAGGACCTCGAACCGTGCGTGCTGCGGCTGCACGAGCACCTGGCCCACACCTTCCCGTACGCCTTCCGGATCACCGTCGCCGACAACGCCAGCACCGACCGGACGCCCGAGGTGGCGGAGCGGCTGGCGCGGTCGCTGCCGGGGGTGCGGTCCTTCCGGCTGGAGGAGAAGGGGCGCGGAAGGGCGCTGCGTACCGTCTGGACCCACTCGGACGCGCCGGTCCTCGCGTATATGGACGTCGATCTGTCCACCGACCTCAACGCACTGCTCCCGCTGGTGGCGCCGCTGATCTCCGGGCACTCCGACCTCGCCATCGGATCGCGGCTCGCGCGCAGTTCGCGGGTGGTGCGGGGGACGAAGCGGGAGTTCATCTCGCGGGCGTACAACATCATCCTGCGTTCGTCGCTGTCCGCGCGGTTCAGTGACGCGCAGTGCGGGTTCAAGGCGATCCGGCGGGAGGTCGCGCAGCGGCTGCTGCCGATGGTGGAGGACACCGGCTGGTTCTTCGACACCGAGATGCTGGTGCTCGCAGAGCGGGCCGGGCTGCGCATCCACGAGGTGCCCGTCGACTGGGTGGACGACCCCGACTCCACGGTCCACATCGTCCGGACCGCCACCGATGACCTGAAGGGCGTGTGGCGGGTGGGGCGGGCGCTGGCCGTCGGCGCGCTGCCGCTGGACCGGCTGGCGCGGCCCTTCGGGGACGATCCGCGCGACCGGGCGATCGGCGGGGTGCCGGGCGGGCTGGCCCGTCAGCTCGTCGGGTTCTGCGTCGTGGGCGCCCTGTCCACGCTGTTCTACCTGGCGCTGTACTCCCTCTTCCGGCTCGGCGCCGGTCCCCAGCTCGCCAACGGGGCCGCGCTGCTCGTCTCGGCCGTCGCGAACACCGCCGCCAACCGGAGGCTCACCTTCGGGGTACGTGGCCGGGGCGGCGCGGTCCGCCACCAGGCGCAGGGCCTCGTGGTCTTCGCCATCGGGCTCGCCCTGACCAGCGGTTCGCTGGCGGCCCTGGGCGCGGCCTCCGGCTCGCCCTCCCACAGCACCGAACTCGCGGTGCTCATCGCGGCGAACCTCGCGGCGACGGTGCTGCGCTTCCTGCTCTTCCGCGCGTGGGTCTTCCCGGACCGGGAGCGGGGAAACCCGGTGACGGCTGCCGCACCGGCCGCGCCCTTCCCGGCCGCAGGCCCGGGAAACCCGGTGCACCCCGCCACGCACCCCGCCGCCGTTCCCGCACACCCCACCGCCGAAACCGTCCCCGACCCGAGGAACGTCCGATGA